The Altererythrobacter sp. Root672 genome includes a window with the following:
- a CDS encoding NAD(P)/FAD-dependent oxidoreductase: MNTSFDIAVIGAGMAGASIAAELAPHAKVLVAEAETMPGYHATGRSAAFWEECYGGPGVVPLTLASGKYLRQHDMLSPRGALYLGRAEDEPAIDAFMERFGGTGVHIEKLGRSSLEERMAGLRPEWTFAVSEPACADIDVAGLHQHYLALARKAGAELRTSCALESAEREGDGWRLSFGRSGEAHAKVLVNAAGAWADRVAGLAGARALGITPFRRTVIQLRTDPPPPTDLPLVLDISGQFYFKPEHGRLWLSPHDETPNPASDVAPEELDVAIAIDRFEGVVDWRVAAVERKWAGLRSFAPDRMPVYGFDGARDGFFWFAGQGGFGIQTAPAAARLGAQLLLGLPRDEMTEALDAELYSPRRLG; this comes from the coding sequence GTGAATACCAGTTTCGATATTGCCGTGATCGGTGCGGGAATGGCCGGAGCAAGCATTGCCGCCGAGCTCGCGCCCCATGCCAAAGTGCTGGTGGCTGAAGCAGAGACCATGCCGGGCTATCATGCGACCGGCCGCTCCGCTGCGTTCTGGGAAGAGTGTTATGGCGGCCCCGGGGTTGTCCCCCTGACGCTGGCGTCCGGCAAGTACTTGCGCCAGCACGACATGCTCTCGCCAAGGGGCGCGCTCTATCTTGGACGCGCTGAAGATGAACCGGCGATCGACGCGTTCATGGAGCGATTTGGAGGAACGGGAGTCCACATCGAGAAGCTCGGCCGTTCGTCGCTGGAAGAACGGATGGCTGGATTGCGGCCGGAATGGACGTTCGCCGTATCCGAGCCTGCATGCGCTGACATCGATGTCGCAGGGTTGCACCAGCACTACCTAGCTCTCGCCCGGAAAGCCGGAGCTGAGTTGCGAACATCCTGTGCGCTGGAGAGTGCCGAGCGCGAAGGCGATGGTTGGCGGCTCTCCTTCGGGCGAAGCGGCGAAGCTCATGCGAAGGTGCTGGTGAACGCAGCGGGCGCCTGGGCTGATCGGGTCGCGGGACTGGCAGGCGCGCGAGCCTTGGGCATTACCCCGTTCCGCCGCACGGTAATCCAGCTCCGCACCGATCCGCCGCCGCCAACGGATTTGCCGCTGGTGCTCGACATCTCCGGGCAGTTCTACTTCAAGCCGGAGCATGGCCGGCTGTGGCTCAGCCCGCATGATGAGACGCCCAATCCGGCGTCCGACGTAGCGCCTGAAGAACTCGACGTGGCCATTGCGATCGATCGGTTCGAAGGAGTGGTCGATTGGCGGGTTGCGGCGGTGGAACGCAAGTGGGCGGGGCTGCGGAGCTTCGCTCCCGATCGCATGCCGGTCTATGGCTTTGACGGGGCGCGGGACGGGTTCTTCTGGTTCGCCGGACAAGGCGGGTTCGGCATCCAGACCGCCCCCGCGGCCGCGCGTCTTGGAGCGCAACTCCTGTTGGGCCTGCCGCGTGATGAGATGACCGAGGCGCTCGACGCGGAGCTCTATTCACCGCGGCGGCTGGGCTAG